The Planctomycetia bacterium DNA window ACTCGGCTGCAGGCCGCGGAGCGTTTCGCCAGGCGGCCCTGGGAAGTTGTGGTGGCCACGACCTGCGAACCGGAAGACAACCGCACCGAAGCGACCTGCCGAGAGTTGGGCGTCGCGTGCGTCCGCGGCGCCACGGCCGACGTACTCTCGCGATTTCTCCAAGCCACGGCCGATTTGCCGAACGACGCCACGGCGGTCAGGGCCACGGCCGACAACCCGGCCTATTGCCCAGAGCGGACGGCGGCGATTCTGGAAGAACATTTCGCCGCCGGCGCGGAATACACCTGCGTACAGGAATTGTCCTACGTCGTCCCGGAGGTGTTTCAGGTCGGCGCGTTACGACGGATGGCCAGGGTCGCCGTCGACGGACACCAGCGTGAGCACGTGACGCCGTTCTTTCGACAGTTCCCCTGGGCGTATCGCGTCCACCAATTGCCGGCCGACTGGCACGGTCTGCGGCGCGAGATCGCACTGACGATCGACACGCCGCGCGACCTGGCGCGGATGCGACAAATATTCGCCGCCGTGACGGGAAAAGACGGGATGTTTTCGCTGTCCGACGCGTATCGTTACTGCGATCGCTTCGAGCGTCCCAGGCGCTCCGCCGCCGCATGAGCGCCCGCTATTCCCAGTTGCGCGTCGCCGTGGTCGGGTTCGGTTCGATCGGCCGTCGTCACGTGGAGAATCTCCAGCGGCTCGGCGTGCGGCGGATCACCATCGTCCGCCGTCCGCATGGAAGCAATCCCGCCTTCACGCCGCCCGCCGGCGCGTTGATTGTCGACAAAACGGAGGCCGCTATCGCCAACGGCCTCGATTTAGCCGTGATTTGCAATCCGACGAGCTTGCATCTCGCGGCGGCCGAGCAATTCGCGCGCACCGGCGTGCCGGTGCTGATCGAAAAGCCGCTCGCGATGGATCTACAGCAGGCGGAAGCGGCGCGCAATTGGTTGACGACCGCGCCGGCGCCGATCGGCGTTGCGTACTGCTTGCGCTATCATCCGGCGTATCGGCTGGCGCGCGAGGCGTTGCTGGAGGGCAAAATCGGCCAGGTGCAAAGCGCTCGAGCGTGGTTCGCGAGCTACTTGCCCGACTGGCATCCCTGGGAGGATTACCGCACGTCGTACGCGGCTCGTCCGGAACAAGGCGGCGGCGTATTGCCCACGCTGGATCACGAATTGGATTACTTGCTGTGGTGTTTTGGCGCCCCCACGGAAGTACGCGGCCGCAGTTGGCGGTCAGGCCAACTCGAAATGCCGGCCGACGACAGCGCGGAATGCGCGCTGCGCTTTGGCGATGACGTTTGCGCCGAAATTCGCTTGAGCATGTGCCAACCCCGAGGATCGCGCGGCTTCGAGTTCGTCGGATCGCGCGGCGCCCTGCATTTGGATTGGGGGACAGGACAACTCGACTGGCGCAACGAGTCCGGTGGGAAACCTACCGACGCATTGCTTTGGAACCATCCCGATTGGGACGTCAACGTCATGTATGTTGATTTGCTCCGTGATGCCCTCGAGGCAGCGATGGCAAAACGCCCCTTTCCGATCCCGTGGCAGACCGGGCGGGAGTCGTTGCGAGCGATTGCCTCGGTGGAACGGCTCAGTAGTAATGATGTCGCGACAGGCTTGAGTGTTGCTTCCTCCCCAAACGTTGGGGTTTTTGCTTGACCGTGGCGTCTCTGCGGGGGTATGCTCAGCCATAAGGGAAGGTCGTGAGGCGCCGTTCGGCTGCCGGGGAAACCTTGCCCACTTTTCGTTTTGGCTGTGTCATGCCTGTCGGCGTCGCTGCTGGCTTCGATGTCTCGTTTTTCGCGGATTCCGCGCGAAGTAAGGGGCGATTGCGCGCCGCTTGGCAATTTGGCTTTTTGGCCATCGCCTTGGCGGCGAGTGTTCCAGCGGCTTCGGCCAGTTGCGGCGACTACGTGGTGATCGGAAATCCGTCGGCGATCGCGCCTGCGCATGACGCTGCCGCCATGCCGGTGGCCGAAGCGCCCCAGCACACCGAACAAGCTCCCCGAGCGCCCTTCCCTTGCGATGGGCCCAGTTGCCGTCGTGTGCCACATCCGTTCGCCGTGCCGAACGCACCACCGTCAAGTTTGCAACGCATTCAGGACTCCTGGGCGAGGTTGAGCGAACCGGCTTGCGAGCACCCGTCCGCCGCGTTGCGGCCACGCGCGGAGTTCAAAGCGCCGCCACTTTCTGCGACGTGGTATCCGGCCACTTGGCGACCGCCGGAAGCGAGCTAATCACTTCGCTCGTGCGCGCGGCGCCGTGGCATTACCACAGTAAGAACGACGTATAGTTTCGTTGTTGGCTGCGCGCTGGTGTGTCCCAGCCACGATGGTGTTCGATCGCGACCCGCGGCGCACTTGCCGCGCGGTGTGCGATTTGGCTGCCTGGCGTTGGCGCTTCCCCAACTCACTCCGCTAGGATTTGACCCATGGCCAGCATTACCTCCGGCGACGCGCCGGCGCCCAAACGCTATGTACGCACCGTCGGTCCGCGGCTGCGCGTTTTGTTATTCTCAATCTTCGCGCTCGTGGCGGTGTTGGGCGCGAACTCGTGTTATCTGGCGGGCGTCACGGCAACCGAATGGTTCAGCGGGCGGACCTATCAGAACTATTTCTATCTGATGATGTTCCTGGTCCACGTCGTTCTGGGCCTGTTGCTCGTCGTGCCGTTTGTGGTGTTCGGCGCCATTCACATGATGGCCGCGAAAAATCGCCGGAATCGTCGCGCCGTGCGGATCGGATATGTGCTGTTCGCCGCCGGCATTGCGGTGTTGGCGACCGGCCTACTGTTAGTGCGGATCGAAGGCGTGTTCGATCTGAAACAACCGCTCGCGCGCGACGCCGTGTATTGGCTGCACGTGGCGACGCCGTTGGCGACCGTTTGGTTGTACTGGCTCCACCGGCTCGCCGGACCGAAGATTAAATGGCGCATCGGCGGCGCGTACCTTGGCGTGATGGGCGCCACCGTGGCGATCATGCTCATCCTGCAAACGCAAGATCCGCGGCTATGGAACGTCGCCGGCCCGGCTTCCGGCGTGAAGTATTTCGAGCCCTCGCTCGCTCGCACGGCGAGTGGAAAATTCATTCCGGCCGAAACGCTGATGATGGATCAATACTGCCTGGAATGCCACAAGGACGCCTACGACGGCTGGTTTCACAGCGCGCATCACTTTAGTTCATTCAACAACCCGGCTTACCTCGCCAGCGTGCGCGAAACGCGTGAAGTGTCGTTCGAGCGCGACGGCTCGATGCAGGCCTCGCGCTGGTGCGCCGGTTGCCACGATCCGGTGCCGTTCTTTAGCGGTGCGTTCGACGATCCCAAATTCGACGTCGTAAATCACCCCACGGCTCAGGCCGGCATCACTTGTACGGCCTGCCACGCGATTACCGACGTGCATAGCACGCGCGGCAACGCCGATTTCACGATTGAAGAGCCGCTTCACTATCCGTTCGCGCAGAGCGAGAACGCGGTGCTGAAATACGTGAACCGGCAACTCGTGAAGGCGAAGCCGAGCTTCCACAAGAAAACGTTCTTGAAGCCGCACCACAAACAGGCCGAGTTCTGTTCGACCTGCCACAAAGTGCATCTGCCCTTCGCGCTCAATCACTACAAGGAATTCCTCCGCGGGCAGAATCACTACGATCCCTTCTTGCTGAGCGGCGTTTCCGGCCACGGGGCGCGCAGCTTCTACTATCCGCCCAAGGCGCAAGAAAACTGCGCCGGCTGCCACATGCCGCTCAAAGAATCCGGCGATTTCGGCGCAAAGCTTTTCGCCAGCGCGAAAAAGCTGAGCATCCACGATCATCTGTTCCCCTCCGCGAACACCGGCGTCGCCTGGATGCGCAACGAGCCCGACATCATCACCAAGCACCAGGAATTCATGAAAGATATCGTTCGCATCGATATCTTCGGCCTCAAGGAAGGGGGGCAAATCGACAGCCCGTTGATCGCTCCGCTCCGTCCGGCGACACCAGCGCTCAAGCCGGGAACGGACTACTTGTTGGAATCGGTGATCCGCACCTTGAAGATGGGGCACTTGTTCACGCAAGGCACGGTCGACTCCAACGAAGTCTGGGTCGACGTCGCGATCAATTCAGGAGACAAGGTCATCGGCCGCAACGGCGCGATCGGCGACGACGGCACGGTCGATCCCTGGTCGCACTTCATCAACGTGTTCATGCTCGACCGCAACGGGAACCGCATAAATCGCCGCAATCCGCAGGATATTTTCGTACCGCTCTACAACCATCAGATTCCGCCGGGCGCAGGCCAGGTGGCGCACTATGGCTTCCGCGTGCCGGACGACGCCCGCGAGCCGGTGACGATCACGGTGAAGTTGCAATATCGCAAGTTCGACAAAGATTACATGGACTTCGTCGCCAAGGCCGCCAAGCCGGGCGATCTCCCCTTGCGCGGTCACAAGCCTGGCCAACCCTATCGCAATGAATTGCCGATCACGACGTTGGCAACTGACACGATCACGTTGCCGATCGAAGGCGGTTCGCCCGCGCCCAGCAATCCGGAATCGACGATTCCGTCCTGGCAGCGTTGGAACGATTACGGCATCGGCCTGTTGCTCGAAGGCCGTGCGGAATTGCGCCAATCCGCGGCCGCGTTCGCGGAAGTCGAAAAGCTCAATCGCTGCGACGGGCCGCTGAACATGGCACGCGTGTACTTGGAAGAAGGACGCCTCGACGAGGCCACGGCGGCGATTCAGCGCGCCACGCAGTTCAAGGATCCGCCCCCTCCGGCATGGACGGTCGCCTGGTTGTCCGGCAGAATCAACCAGCAACAAGGGCATCTCGAAGCGGCCGAAAAGAACTTCCGCAGCGTGCTGGAAGATCGCACGCCGGAAATGATCGAGCGCGGTTTCGATTTCAGCCGCGACTACGAAGTGATCAACTTGCTGGGACAAGTGCTGTTCGATCGGGCGAAGCAAGTCCGCGATCCCGCGAAGCAGGCGGAACGCGACGCCCTGTTGCGCGAGGCGGCGGCGACTTACGAAAAAACGCTCAAGGAAGACAGCGAGGACGTCGCCGCACACTATAACCTCGGCTTGATCTATCAGCAGTTGGGAGACGAGACGAAAGCACAAGTGCATCAAGCTGCGCACGCTCGCTATAAGCCGGACGACAACGCACGAGATAGCGCCGTGGCGGCGGCGCGCAAGAAATACCCTGCGGCCAATCACGCCGCGGAGGCCCTGGTGATTTATCCGTTGCAACGCGACGGAGCGCCGGGCCTGACAAGTCAACCTGCCGTCGAAACGGCGAGCACCGGGGGTGGACAATGAGCAACATGGAAAACCTGCCGCCGGACGGAGAAGACGCCGCCGTTGATGACGCGGTGATCGGTCGCGCGTTGCGCGGTTCGCTAGTGGTGCTCGTGATCGGCGCTTGTGTAATTGCCGGCGTCGTGTACCTGCGCAATCGTCCGAAGCCAGCAGAGACCAAGGCCACGCCGTTGGCCGCGCCGACCGTGCGGGATGCGCCGACCATCGAGCCGCCCACGGTGAAATTCACCGACGTCACGCAATCGGCGGGCATTACCTTCCGGCACGTCAACGGCGCGTATGGCAGTAAGCTCCTGCCTGAGACCATGGGGGGCGGCTGCGCGTTCTTCGACTACGACAACGACGGCGATCAGGACATCCTTTTCGTCAACTCGATGCCTTGGCCGGATCAGCCCGTCGCCGAAGGACAACCAGCGCCGACGGCGGCGCTCTATCAGAACGACGGGAAAGGCAACTTCGCGGACGCCACGGAATCAGCCGGCCTGAACCTCACTTGCTATGGCATGGGCGTCGCCTGTGGCGACTACGACGGCGACGGCTGGGTCGACCTGTTCATCTCCGCCGTCGGGAAGAATC harbors:
- a CDS encoding NTP transferase domain-containing protein, translating into MDAAVRVVVQARMGSTRLPGKILTDLAGQSVLEHVVTRLQAAERFARRPWEVVVATTCEPEDNRTEATCRELGVACVRGATADVLSRFLQATADLPNDATAVRATADNPAYCPERTAAILEEHFAAGAEYTCVQELSYVVPEVFQVGALRRMARVAVDGHQREHVTPFFRQFPWAYRVHQLPADWHGLRREIALTIDTPRDLARMRQIFAAVTGKDGMFSLSDAYRYCDRFERPRRSAAA
- a CDS encoding Gfo/Idh/MocA family oxidoreductase, encoding MSARYSQLRVAVVGFGSIGRRHVENLQRLGVRRITIVRRPHGSNPAFTPPAGALIVDKTEAAIANGLDLAVICNPTSLHLAAAEQFARTGVPVLIEKPLAMDLQQAEAARNWLTTAPAPIGVAYCLRYHPAYRLAREALLEGKIGQVQSARAWFASYLPDWHPWEDYRTSYAARPEQGGGVLPTLDHELDYLLWCFGAPTEVRGRSWRSGQLEMPADDSAECALRFGDDVCAEIRLSMCQPRGSRGFEFVGSRGALHLDWGTGQLDWRNESGGKPTDALLWNHPDWDVNVMYVDLLRDALEAAMAKRPFPIPWQTGRESLRAIASVERLSSNDVATGLSVASSPNVGVFA
- a CDS encoding multiheme c-type cytochrome — translated: MASITSGDAPAPKRYVRTVGPRLRVLLFSIFALVAVLGANSCYLAGVTATEWFSGRTYQNYFYLMMFLVHVVLGLLLVVPFVVFGAIHMMAAKNRRNRRAVRIGYVLFAAGIAVLATGLLLVRIEGVFDLKQPLARDAVYWLHVATPLATVWLYWLHRLAGPKIKWRIGGAYLGVMGATVAIMLILQTQDPRLWNVAGPASGVKYFEPSLARTASGKFIPAETLMMDQYCLECHKDAYDGWFHSAHHFSSFNNPAYLASVRETREVSFERDGSMQASRWCAGCHDPVPFFSGAFDDPKFDVVNHPTAQAGITCTACHAITDVHSTRGNADFTIEEPLHYPFAQSENAVLKYVNRQLVKAKPSFHKKTFLKPHHKQAEFCSTCHKVHLPFALNHYKEFLRGQNHYDPFLLSGVSGHGARSFYYPPKAQENCAGCHMPLKESGDFGAKLFASAKKLSIHDHLFPSANTGVAWMRNEPDIITKHQEFMKDIVRIDIFGLKEGGQIDSPLIAPLRPATPALKPGTDYLLESVIRTLKMGHLFTQGTVDSNEVWVDVAINSGDKVIGRNGAIGDDGTVDPWSHFINVFMLDRNGNRINRRNPQDIFVPLYNHQIPPGAGQVAHYGFRVPDDAREPVTITVKLQYRKFDKDYMDFVAKAAKPGDLPLRGHKPGQPYRNELPITTLATDTITLPIEGGSPAPSNPESTIPSWQRWNDYGIGLLLEGRAELRQSAAAFAEVEKLNRCDGPLNMARVYLEEGRLDEATAAIQRATQFKDPPPPAWTVAWLSGRINQQQGHLEAAEKNFRSVLEDRTPEMIERGFDFSRDYEVINLLGQVLFDRAKQVRDPAKQAERDALLREAAATYEKTLKEDSEDVAAHYNLGLIYQQLGDETKAQVHQAAHARYKPDDNARDSAVAAARKKYPAANHAAEALVIYPLQRDGAPGLTSQPAVETASTGGGQ